Proteins found in one Molothrus aeneus isolate 106 chromosome 20, BPBGC_Maene_1.0, whole genome shotgun sequence genomic segment:
- the TRPV1 gene encoding transient receptor potential cation channel subfamily V member 1 isoform X2, with amino-acid sequence MSSILGKMKKFGSFDMEESEVTDEHTDGEDSVQEAPDNPQGPLSSRVHPPKSNIFARRGRFVMGDSDKDMAPMDSFCQMDHLMAPSVIKFHVNLERGKLHKLLSTDSITGCSEKAFRFYDRRRIFDAVAQGNTKDLSDLLLYLNRTFKHLTDEEFKEPETGKTCLLKAMLNLHDGKNDTIPLLLDIARKTGTLKEFVNAEYTDNYYKGQTALHIAIERRNMYLVKLLVQNGADVHARACGEFFRKIKGKSGFYFGELPLSLAACTNQLCIVKFLLENPYQAANIAAEDSMGNMVLHTLVEIADNTKDNTKFVTKMYNNILILGAKINPILKLEELTNKKGLTPLTLAAKTGKIGIFAYILRREIKDPECRHLSRKFTEWAYGPVHSSLYDLSCIDTCEKNSVLEILAYSSETPNRHEMLLVEPLNRLLQDKWDRFVKHLFYFNFFVYTMHITILTAAAYYRPVQKNEKPPFTFGYSTGEYFRVTGEILSVLGGLYFFFRGIQYFVQRRPSLRTLIVDGYSEVLFFVHSLLLLSSVVLYFCGQELYVASMVFSLALGWANMLYYTRGFQQMGIYSVMIAKMILRDLCRFMFVYLVFLLGFSTAVVTLIEDDNEGQETNISDYARCCHLKRGRTSYNSLYYTCLELFKFTIGMGDLEFTENYRFKSVFVILLVLYVILTYILLLNMLIALMGETVNKIAQESKSIWKLQRAITILDIENSYLNCLRHSFRSGKQVLVGITPDGQDDYRWCFRVDEVNWSTWNTNLGIINEDPGYSGDLRRNLSFSIKPGRVSGKHWKTLVPLLKDGEKRREELHKPPEEVKLKPVLEPYFEPENSEELKESIPKSA; translated from the exons ATGTCCTCCATCCTTGGGAAGATGAAGAAGTTTGGCAGTTTTGACATGGAAGAATCTGAAGTGACAGATGAACACACAGATGGGGAGGACTCTGTCCAGGAAGCCCCTGACAACCCCCAGGGCCCACTCAGCTCCCGGGTGCACCCACCCAAAAGCAACATTTTTGCAAGACGGGGCCGCTTTGTGATGGGGGACAGTGACAAGGACATGGCTCCCATGGACTCCTTCTGCCAGATGGATCACCTGATGGCACCTTCTGTCATCAAATTCCACGTGAATTTGGAGAGGGGCAAACTTCACAA GCTCCTATCTACAGATTCCATCACAGGCTGCTCAGAAAAAGCTTTCAGATTTTATGACCGCAGAAGGATCTTTGATGCTGTAGCCCAAGGCAACACAAAGGACCTCAGTGACCTGCTACTCTACCTTAACAGAACCTTCAAGCATCTCACAGATGAGGAGTTCAAAG agCCTGAAACTGGCAAAACCTGTTTACTGAAAGCCATGCTGAATCTACATGATGGGAAAAATGATACCATTCCCTTGCTGCTGGATATTGCGAGGAAAACTGGAACTCTGAAAGAGTTTGTTAATGCAGAATATACTGACAACTACTACAAGG GCCAGACTGCTCTTCACATTGCCATCGAGAGGAGGAACATGTACCTGGTGAAGCTCCTGGTCCAGAATGGAGCAGATGTTCATGCCAGAGCCTGTGGGGAGTTCTTCAGGAAAATCAAAGGGAAATCTGGCTTTTATTTTG GAGAGCTGCCTTtgtccctggctgcctgcaccAACCAGCTCTGCATTGTGAAGTTCCTCCTGGAGAATCCCTACCAGGCAGCCAACATTGCTGCTGAAGACTCCATGGGCAACATGGTCCTGCACACACTGGTGGAGATTGCAGATAACACCAAGGATAACACCAAGTTTGTGACCAAGATGTATAACAACATATTGATCCTTGGTGCCAAAATTAATCCCATCCTCAAGCTGGAAGAACTCACCAACAAGAAAGGGCTGACTCCTTTAACTCTGGCAGCCAAAACAGGGAAGATAGGG ATTTTCGCTTACATCCTCAGACGGGAGATCAAAGACCCCGAGTGCAGACACTTGTCCAGGAAGTTCACTGAATGGGCCTATGGACCTGTCCACTCCTCTCTTTATGACCTGTCCTGTATAGACACCTGTGAGAAAAATTCAGTGCTGGAGATCCTTGCCTACAGCAGCGAGACACCA AACCGTCACGAGATGCTGCTGGTGGAGCCCCTTaacaggctgctgcaggacaagTGGGACCGCTTTGTCAAGCATTTGTTTTACTTCAACTTCTTTGTCTACACCATGCACATCACCATCCTCACTGCAGCTGCTTACTACAGACCTGTACAGAAGAAtgaaaag CCTCCTTTTACCTTTGGTTACAGCACTGGGGAATATTTTCGAGTAACTGGAGAGATCCTGAGCGTACTGGGAggcctctatttttttttcagaggg ATCCAGTATTTCGTGCAGAGGCGCCCATCACTCAGGACACTGATAGTTGATGGCTACAGTGAGGTTCTTTT CTTTGTccactccctgctcctgctgagctctgtggtgCTCTACTTCTGTGGCCAGGAGCTCTACGTGGCTTCCATGGTGTTCTccctggccctgggctgggccaaCATGCTCTACTACACGCGGGGCTTCCAGCAGATGGGGATTTACTCGGTCATGATCGCCAAG ATGATCCTTAGAGATTTATGTCGCTTCATGTTTGTCTATCTTGTATTCCTCTTGGGATTTTCCACAG CTGTGGTGACTTTGATTGAAGATGACAACGAGGGGCAGGAAACAAACATCTCTGACTATGCCAGGTGCTGCCACTTGAAACGGGGCCGCACCTCCTACAACAGCCTCTACTACACCTGCCTGGAGCTCTTCAAGTTCACCATTGGCATGGGGGACCTGGAGTTCACAGAGAATTACAGGTTCAAATCTGTGTTTGTCATCCTGCTGGTGCTCTATGTCATCCTCACCTACATCCTCCTGCTCAACATGCTCATTGCACTGATGGGAGAGACTGTCAACAAAATTGCACAGGAGAGCAAGAGCATCTGGAAACTCCAG AGAGCCATCACAATCCTGGACATTGAGAACAGCTACTTGAACTGTCTGAGGCACTCGTTCCGCTCTGGGAAGCAAGTCCTGGTGGGGATCACCCCTGATGGCCAAGATGATTACAGATGGTGCTTCAG GGTTGATGAAGTGAACTGGTCCACGTGGAACACTAATCTGGGCATCATCAACGAGGACCCTGGGTACTCGGGGGACCTCAGACGAAATCTCAGTTTCTCCATTAAGCCTGGCAGAG tTTCAGGGAAGCACTGGAAAACATTGGTTCCACTTCTAAAAGatggagagaagaggagagaagagcTTCACAAGCCACCAGAAGAAGTCAAATTAAAACCTGTTTTGGAACCTTATTTTGAGCCAGAAAATTCTGAGGAGTTGAAAGAGTCAATTCCAAAGTCAGCCTAA
- the TRPV1 gene encoding transient receptor potential cation channel subfamily V member 1 isoform X1 → MSSILGKMKKFGSFDMEESEVTDEHTDGEDSVQEAPDNPQGPLSSRVHPPKSNIFARRGRFVMGDSDKDMAPMDSFCQMDHLMAPSVIKFHVNLERGKLHKLLSTDSITGCSEKAFRFYDRRRIFDAVAQGNTKDLSDLLLYLNRTFKHLTDEEFKEPETGKTCLLKAMLNLHDGKNDTIPLLLDIARKTGTLKEFVNAEYTDNYYKGQTALHIAIERRNMYLVKLLVQNGADVHARACGEFFRKIKGKSGFYFGELPLSLAACTNQLCIVKFLLENPYQAANIAAEDSMGNMVLHTLVEIADNTKDNTKFVTKMYNNILILGAKINPILKLEELTNKKGLTPLTLAAKTGKIGIFAYILRREIKDPECRHLSRKFTEWAYGPVHSSLYDLSCIDTCEKNSVLEILAYSSETPNRHEMLLVEPLNRLLQDKWDRFVKHLFYFNFFVYTMHITILTAAAYYRPVQKNEKPPFTFGYSTGEYFRVTGEILSVLGGLYFFFRGIQYFVQRRPSLRTLIVDGYSEVLFFVHSLLLLSSVVLYFCGQELYVASMVFSLALGWANMLYYTRGFQQMGIYSVMIAKMILRDLCRFMFVYLVFLLGFSTAVVTLIEDDNEGQETNISDYARCCHLKRGRTSYNSLYYTCLELFKFTIGMGDLEFTENYRFKSVFVILLVLYVILTYILLLNMLIALMGETVNKIAQESKSIWKLQRAITILDIENSYLNCLRHSFRSGKQVLVGITPDGQDDYRWCFRSWVCCCLPRVDEVNWSTWNTNLGIINEDPGYSGDLRRNLSFSIKPGRVSGKHWKTLVPLLKDGEKRREELHKPPEEVKLKPVLEPYFEPENSEELKESIPKSA, encoded by the exons ATGTCCTCCATCCTTGGGAAGATGAAGAAGTTTGGCAGTTTTGACATGGAAGAATCTGAAGTGACAGATGAACACACAGATGGGGAGGACTCTGTCCAGGAAGCCCCTGACAACCCCCAGGGCCCACTCAGCTCCCGGGTGCACCCACCCAAAAGCAACATTTTTGCAAGACGGGGCCGCTTTGTGATGGGGGACAGTGACAAGGACATGGCTCCCATGGACTCCTTCTGCCAGATGGATCACCTGATGGCACCTTCTGTCATCAAATTCCACGTGAATTTGGAGAGGGGCAAACTTCACAA GCTCCTATCTACAGATTCCATCACAGGCTGCTCAGAAAAAGCTTTCAGATTTTATGACCGCAGAAGGATCTTTGATGCTGTAGCCCAAGGCAACACAAAGGACCTCAGTGACCTGCTACTCTACCTTAACAGAACCTTCAAGCATCTCACAGATGAGGAGTTCAAAG agCCTGAAACTGGCAAAACCTGTTTACTGAAAGCCATGCTGAATCTACATGATGGGAAAAATGATACCATTCCCTTGCTGCTGGATATTGCGAGGAAAACTGGAACTCTGAAAGAGTTTGTTAATGCAGAATATACTGACAACTACTACAAGG GCCAGACTGCTCTTCACATTGCCATCGAGAGGAGGAACATGTACCTGGTGAAGCTCCTGGTCCAGAATGGAGCAGATGTTCATGCCAGAGCCTGTGGGGAGTTCTTCAGGAAAATCAAAGGGAAATCTGGCTTTTATTTTG GAGAGCTGCCTTtgtccctggctgcctgcaccAACCAGCTCTGCATTGTGAAGTTCCTCCTGGAGAATCCCTACCAGGCAGCCAACATTGCTGCTGAAGACTCCATGGGCAACATGGTCCTGCACACACTGGTGGAGATTGCAGATAACACCAAGGATAACACCAAGTTTGTGACCAAGATGTATAACAACATATTGATCCTTGGTGCCAAAATTAATCCCATCCTCAAGCTGGAAGAACTCACCAACAAGAAAGGGCTGACTCCTTTAACTCTGGCAGCCAAAACAGGGAAGATAGGG ATTTTCGCTTACATCCTCAGACGGGAGATCAAAGACCCCGAGTGCAGACACTTGTCCAGGAAGTTCACTGAATGGGCCTATGGACCTGTCCACTCCTCTCTTTATGACCTGTCCTGTATAGACACCTGTGAGAAAAATTCAGTGCTGGAGATCCTTGCCTACAGCAGCGAGACACCA AACCGTCACGAGATGCTGCTGGTGGAGCCCCTTaacaggctgctgcaggacaagTGGGACCGCTTTGTCAAGCATTTGTTTTACTTCAACTTCTTTGTCTACACCATGCACATCACCATCCTCACTGCAGCTGCTTACTACAGACCTGTACAGAAGAAtgaaaag CCTCCTTTTACCTTTGGTTACAGCACTGGGGAATATTTTCGAGTAACTGGAGAGATCCTGAGCGTACTGGGAggcctctatttttttttcagaggg ATCCAGTATTTCGTGCAGAGGCGCCCATCACTCAGGACACTGATAGTTGATGGCTACAGTGAGGTTCTTTT CTTTGTccactccctgctcctgctgagctctgtggtgCTCTACTTCTGTGGCCAGGAGCTCTACGTGGCTTCCATGGTGTTCTccctggccctgggctgggccaaCATGCTCTACTACACGCGGGGCTTCCAGCAGATGGGGATTTACTCGGTCATGATCGCCAAG ATGATCCTTAGAGATTTATGTCGCTTCATGTTTGTCTATCTTGTATTCCTCTTGGGATTTTCCACAG CTGTGGTGACTTTGATTGAAGATGACAACGAGGGGCAGGAAACAAACATCTCTGACTATGCCAGGTGCTGCCACTTGAAACGGGGCCGCACCTCCTACAACAGCCTCTACTACACCTGCCTGGAGCTCTTCAAGTTCACCATTGGCATGGGGGACCTGGAGTTCACAGAGAATTACAGGTTCAAATCTGTGTTTGTCATCCTGCTGGTGCTCTATGTCATCCTCACCTACATCCTCCTGCTCAACATGCTCATTGCACTGATGGGAGAGACTGTCAACAAAATTGCACAGGAGAGCAAGAGCATCTGGAAACTCCAG AGAGCCATCACAATCCTGGACATTGAGAACAGCTACTTGAACTGTCTGAGGCACTCGTTCCGCTCTGGGAAGCAAGTCCTGGTGGGGATCACCCCTGATGGCCAAGATGATTACAGATGGTGCTTCAG AtcttgggtttgttgttgtCTCCCCAGGGTTGATGAAGTGAACTGGTCCACGTGGAACACTAATCTGGGCATCATCAACGAGGACCCTGGGTACTCGGGGGACCTCAGACGAAATCTCAGTTTCTCCATTAAGCCTGGCAGAG tTTCAGGGAAGCACTGGAAAACATTGGTTCCACTTCTAAAAGatggagagaagaggagagaagagcTTCACAAGCCACCAGAAGAAGTCAAATTAAAACCTGTTTTGGAACCTTATTTTGAGCCAGAAAATTCTGAGGAGTTGAAAGAGTCAATTCCAAAGTCAGCCTAA